From the uncultured Trichococcus sp. genome, one window contains:
- a CDS encoding winged helix-turn-helix transcriptional regulator, whose product MLTKEELPFFPVATPVDLIGNKWKLLIMRELLTGTKRFIEMHRLVDGISQKVLTENLRKMESDGIVKREVFPEVPPRVEYSLTDLGDSLRPIINSMSDWGTDYIKNKPA is encoded by the coding sequence ATGCTGACCAAAGAAGAATTGCCATTTTTTCCGGTTGCGACACCCGTTGATCTAATCGGAAATAAATGGAAACTGCTGATAATGCGCGAATTGTTGACTGGAACCAAGCGTTTTATCGAGATGCACCGATTGGTTGATGGCATCAGCCAAAAAGTATTGACTGAAAATCTTCGGAAGATGGAATCTGATGGGATTGTTAAACGGGAAGTATTTCCTGAAGTGCCACCCAGAGTGGAATATTCTTTAACCGATCTTGGTGACTCCCTAAGGCCGATCATCAACAGCATGAGTGATTGGGGTACGGATTATATCAAAAATAAGCCAGCATAG